Part of the Betta splendens chromosome 17, fBetSpl5.4, whole genome shotgun sequence genome, AAAGACGTAGTCCAGCGTAGAGAGGCTGAGTGAACGAGGTGTGGACTCTGTGGAGCAGAGTCATGGTCCCAGAGACGCTGTAGAagcacagaccccctgctgtgtggtCCAGGTAGACTCCTACTGTGGAGGAATCGGGACCTGAGACGAAGGTCGTGGTGTTGTTGTGTCTGAACGCACaactttttttgtaaaaatcAAAGACCCAAGAACTCTCATTGTTTCCAAATGCTTCATTtgcagtgttgctgtgtttgtatgAGACCGCGACTGAAACTCCTCCCATTCCCTTCTtcacctcccagtaacagcatCCCATCAGACTCTCTCGACTCAGGACTTGGTTTGTGACAGTGAATCTGTCTGGGTGATGAGGATAACATTGTGTTGTCGCCATGAATGttacttttctgttttcttctgaCAATACAAgacgtgtgtttgctgtgtttggatccagTGTGATTTGCTGTGAGCACTGAAGGAATTCAGATCTGGTCTTGGGCTCTCATGACAGTAACACGTCTACGTTTGACACCTCCGCTAGGATATTTGTGCATTCCACATTCAGCACGCGCTGCATTTTATCTCTTGCATTCAACACAGCTGTTTCCACTACATTAAAGTGCTGCAGAGAATCTTGGTCGATCATTAGAAAGTATGCAGATGTATTAAGACGTGCCAGTGAGAAATAGCTGTTTAGAAACTGGAcgtgatcctgtgtgtgtgagagctgctccagctcagcctcctttgatctcctgctccagcttctcctgcagctctttgacTCGACCCacttcagtttcctgctgggaTCTGATCCGCTGCTTCACCTCACACCTTTTCTGCTCCAGGAGACGGATGAGCTCAGTGAAGAGCTTCTGGCTGTTCTCCACCGTCTGATCAGCAGAGCGGCCgatggcctccacctcctgctggagcagctccacctcctcgtGTCTGTCCTGGAGCCTCTGCTGGAGCCTCTGCCGACTCCCCTCCagctctcgctgcctctcagtcctctctgctgccGCTGACACCGCGTCGTGGCCTCTGTGTTCGTCCACGGGGCAGAGGTAACAGATGCACTGCCGATCGGTCCGACAGAACATCTTCATGGCCTCGCTGTGACGGGAGCagatgttctcctgcagcttggTGGACGCCTCCACCAGCCTGTGTTTGATGTAAGCAGGTAATTCATAGTGAGGCTGAAGATGTTGGTGGCAGAATGAGACCAGACAAACTGAACAGGACTTGGCAGCTTTGAGTTTGGAGCCAGTGCAGACGTCACAGGCCACGTCTTCAGGTCCAGCAGGGcagagatcagcagcagcagcagcagcttggagtccagtcttcttcagctcctccactaAATCAGCCAACATGGTGTTTTTCACCAGCGCAGGTCTGGGAGTGAAGCTGTGTCTGCACTGAGGACAGCTGAGCAGcttcttcccctcctcttcatcccagTGGCTTTTAATGCAGgtcatacagtaactgtgtccaCAGGGAATAGTCACTGGCTCCTTCAGTAGATCCAAACAGATGGAACAGGAGAACATTTCCTGGTCCAGATGAGG contains:
- the LOC114844186 gene encoding E3 ubiquitin/ISG15 ligase TRIM25-like, producing the protein MAQPGPHLDQEMFSCSICLDLLKEPVTIPCGHSYCMTCIKSHWDEEEGKKLLSCPQCRHSFTPRPALVKNTMLADLVEELKKTGLQAAAAAADLCPAGPEDVACDVCTGSKLKAAKSCSVCLVSFCHQHLQPHYELPAYIKHRLVEASTKLQENICSRHSEAMKMFCRTDRQCICYLCPVDEHRGHDAVSAAAERTERQRELEGSRQRLQQRLQDRHEEVELLQQEVEAIGRSADQTVENSQKLFTELIRLLEQKRCEVKQRIRSQQETEVGRVKELQEKLEQEIKGG